One Branchiostoma floridae strain S238N-H82 chromosome 1, Bfl_VNyyK, whole genome shotgun sequence genomic region harbors:
- the LOC118406999 gene encoding LOW QUALITY PROTEIN: cholinesterase 1-like (The sequence of the model RefSeq protein was modified relative to this genomic sequence to represent the inferred CDS: deleted 2 bases in 1 codon): MAHHILITGLAALLTSLEVQTAAGVTTPAGRVAGLELDVLGTTVHAFLGIPFAQPPVGERRFRRAEPMEPWDGIHNATRKPSACVQDLAFYGREDSIYSTWTPNGPISEDCLYLNVWQPTPVPTGAAVLVWIYGGSFQVGSSALDLYDGKHLAAAERVVVVTVNYRVSTLGFLYAGTEGAPGNVGLTDQAMALMWRVRENIASFGGDPGLVTLFGESAGGISIGYLQMSSDDRDLFHRSIVQSGAVTMPFGRDSASAAYNKTVRFAGSAGCPSDKGTDAIIACLRDKDGRHLVDTSVLGDIAFFPVIDGSFLIENPADALKDGNFKNVDILIGSNTNEGPLFWTEDLPEFSSNTNSIITKEQFIKAIRFYFPRLNEFAVDAAVYQYTAWAHHEEEAMYRDAFDLLYGDLFAFCPDVITARAHVRQGAATYMYEFSHRASNSAWPDWMGVVHGAEMEFMFGWPQDAALGYTAEEVDLSRRIMRHWANFARTGNPNNNNETTWGAFNQTDGGYTVLDTHAPRMKTGPRFAACDFWEPRQTAHGKDRCPDEGSVL, from the exons ATGGCCCATCACATCCTCATCACCGGCCTTGCTGCTCTGTTGACGTCGCTAGAAGTACAGACAGCGGCTGGTGTGACGACTCCGGCAGGGCGGGTAGCCGGGCTGGAGTTGGACGTGCTCGGGACGACAGTTCACGCCTTCCTGGGAATCCCGTTCGCACAGCCGCCAGTCGGAGAACGGCGGTTCAGACGGGCCGAGCCCATGGAGCCGTGGGACGGGATACACAACGCAACAAG GAAGCCAAGTGCCTGCGTTCAGGATCTCGCCTTCTACGGAAGAGAAGATAGCATCTACAGCACCTGGACGCCAAACGGACCAATCAGCGAGGACTGCCTGTACCTGAACGTGTGGCAGCCGACTCCGGTCCCCACAGGAGCCGCCGTGTTGGTCTGGATTTATGGGGGAAGTTTTCAAGT TGGGTCTTCGGCGCTTGATCTGTACGATGGGAAGCACCTAGCAGCCGCGGAGAGAGTCGTCGTTGTGACCGTGAACTACCGAGTCAGCACGCTGGGGTTCCTATACGCTGGGACAGAGGGCGCTCCTGGAAACGTGGGGCTCACGGATCAGGCCATGGCTCTCATGTGG CGGGTGAGAGAAAACATCGCGTCATTTGGAGGCGACCCCGGCTTGGTGACACTTTTTGGTGAAAGCGCTGGCGGAATCAGTATCGGGTATCTTCAGATGTCTTCGGACGACAGAGACCTCTTCCATCGCAGCATCGTGCAGAGCGGAGCCGTGACGATGCCGTTTGGACGTGATTCCGCATCGGCTGCGTACAACAAAACAGTACGCTTTGCGGGAAGTGCTGGATGTCCTTCTGACAAAGGTACGGACGCTATCATCGCTTGTCTTAGGGATAAGGACGGACGGCACCTTGTGGACACATCTGTCTTGGGAGATATAGCATTCTTCCCTGTCATCGATGGAAGCTTCCTGATAGAAAACCCCGCAGATGCTCTCAAAGATGGCAACTTCAAGAACGTTGATATTCTGATTGGTTCTAACACAAATGAGGGACCTTTATTTTGGACTGAAGATCTTCCTGAATTCAGCAGCAACACTAACAGTATCATCACCAAGGAACAGTTCATCAAAGCAATCCGATTCTACTTTCCTAGATTGAACGAGTTCGCAGTGGATGCAGCTGTTTACCAGTACACCGCGTGGGCGCACCACGAAGAGGAGGCCATGTACCGGGATGCCTTTGACCTTCTCTATGGAGACCTCTTCGCATTTTGCCCCGATGTAATCACAGCGCGTGCTCACGTCCGACAGGGTGCGGCGACATACATGTACGAGTTTTCTCACCGAGCCTCGAACTCGGCATGGCCTGACTGGATGGGGGTGGTCCACGGCGCGGAGATGGAGTTCATGTTCGGCTGGCCCCAGGATGCAGCCCTGGGGTATACCGCGGAGGAAGTGGACCTGTCTCGTAGGATCATGCGTCACTGGGCAAATTTCGCTAGAACGGG TAACcctaacaacaacaacgagaCCACATGGGGCGCCTTTAACCAGACGGATGGCGGGTACACGGTGTTGGACACGCATGCGCCCCGCATGAAGACTGGTCCGAGGTTCGCCGCCTGTGATTTCTGGGAGCCACGTCAAACCGCTCATGGCAAAGACAG ATGTCCTGATGAAGGGTCAGTCCTGTGA
- the LOC118425938 gene encoding olfactory receptor 1571-like, whose amino-acid sequence MANHANVSTGRNSTAFYPTTPQDMDNWTRSPDHNSSIDDQTDDFLTSSLTAKILQVCWLVPSLVLILGFNVVFIIAVARSPSLWKQRFLLPVNLAVLDILLALVCIPSSINNIVSESATDSAFLCLTQCGVYYGTAVCTLMTLTLMAWDRYQAICNPFHYQEVDAVHWTGIRVLATWVWSISLSVVSVIFAPMAGVDIAHVQKSNMLCTVVDIGANRQSGIARNLQHFGGVLIVVSVAFILISYCKVYREILRLHPVGDGGVPAGGPPGNPQGGGDNHSPRRTISIHLSIFMIFMTTVCANGVIGHMITPGQTTATASVLKRVVQLVYLTVPCFSNPMIYGFRSEEIRVAVRRLFRRPEWSNIAALIRRYRGTNQDTVQHLQTVSQLQAASQNLDVPSPRAQCAARLALESTAVTVEDLSVSNDERP is encoded by the coding sequence ATGGCTAACCACGCTAACGTGTCCACAGGACGAAACAGTACCGCGTTCTATCCTACAACACCTCAGGATATGGACAACTGGACTAGATCTCCAGACCATAATAGCAGCATCGACGATCAGACGGATGACTTCCTTACCTCCAGCCTGACGGCCAAGATCCTCCAAGTGTGCTGGTTGgtcccgtccttggtgctgatcctCGGCTTTAACGTGGTCTTCATCATCGCCGTCGCGCGCTCCCCGAGTTTGTGGAAGCAGCGTTTTCTCCTGCCTGTCAATCTCGCTGTTCTAGACATTCTCCTGGCGCTGGTTTGCATCCCAAGCTCCATAAACAACATAGTGAGTGAGAGCGCTACCGATTCTGCTTTTCTCTGCCTGACACAGTGTGGTGTGTACTACGGCACGGCTGTCTGTACATTAATGACTCTAACTCTGATGGCGTGGGATCGCTACCAAGCAATCTGTAACCCTTTCCATTACCAGGAAGTAGACGCCGTTCACTGGACAGGCATCAGGGTCCTAGCCACATGGGTCTGGAGCATCAGCCTAAGCGTAGTTTCTGTTATCTTCGCCCCCATGGCTGGAGTAGACATTGCCCACGTTCAAAAGAGTAACATGTTGTGCACAGTCGTTGACATAGGTGCCAATCGGCAATCCGGCATTGCTAGAAATCTTCAGCATTTCGGCGGAGTGCTAATCGTCGTGTCGGTTGCGTTCATTCTCATCTCGTACTGCAAAGTTTACAGAGAAATCCTGAGACTGCACCCCGTGGGAGATGGGGGTGTTCCAGCCGGGGGACCGCCGGGAAACCCACAAGGCGGCGGAGACAATCACAGTCCCAGGCGAACAATATCCATCCATCTGTCAATATTCATGATATTCATGACGACGGTCTGTGCAAATGGTGTCATTGGTCATATGATAACGCCGGGACAGACAACAGCCACCGCAAGTGTACTCAAGCGTGTTGTCCAGTTGGTGTACCTGACCGTTCCGTGTTTCAGCAACCCCATGATCTACGGCTTCCGAAGCGAAGAGATCCGGGTGGCGGTAAGGAGACTTTTCCGGAGACCAGAGTGGTCCAACATCGCAGCCCTTATCCGGAGATACCGCGGTACAAACCAGGACACAGTGCAACATTTACAGACAGTGTCACAACTTCAAGCCGCTTCTCAAAACTTGGACGTTCCGTCACCACGTGCACAATGTGCGGCCAGGTTAGCCCTGGAATCAACAGCAGTGACAGTTGAAGATTTGTCTGTTTCTAATGACGAAAGGCCATGA
- the LOC118425290 gene encoding organic solute transporter subunit alpha-like isoform X1: protein MFQGSRLMTLSTLILTRNHSSAAEMPLNCTARFPNFADRLEQVSTDVTAVVVMFGGTLASLVTVLVYLEECLYFCRNPFLARRRSKMLKILAVYPPILTDFSVQVISTTSASNLWFPQASAVADFAASWYLSLAIYQVFTLMLDYLGGKRGIVESIGGLKIRMNTLPICCCVCLPPKPLNMVLLRRFHLGVLQLTVVYPVTSYIFALINTDQSVQGRNQDTASTGLVLRAVPMVSILMAVYSILCVCRNVTQHMPHAAAFRLRPKLAVVMLIMGLSRLQFVVLSLVNIPGGKGCGPGTLFTGPDRKKVIGSVLTVLEMLLLGLLARRLFTQPAEDDLEDPCDVTDQHFHEKRVMIVHTTSL from the exons ATGTTCCAAGGTAGCCGGCTGATGACGTTAAGCACTCTCATCCTGACCCGGAACCACTCCAGCGCGGCAGAGATGCCGCTCAACTGCACAGCCCGCTTCCCCAACTTCGCAGACAGGCTGGAAC AAGTGTCCACGGACGTGACGGCGGTTGTGGTGATGTTTGGGGGGACGTTGGCGTCCCTGGTCACGGTGCTGGTGTACCTGGAGGAATGTCTGTACTTCTGCAGGAATCCGTTCCTCGCACGCCGCAGGAGCAAGATGCTTAAGATTCTAGCCGTGTATCCA CCCATTTTGACAGATTTCTCTGTACAGGTGATCAGCACGACTTCAGCATCCAATCTGTGGTTCCCTCAGGCCTCCGCTGTCGCCGACTTCGCTGCCTCGTG GTACCTGTCCCTGGCTATATATCAGGTCTTCACCCTGATGCTGGACTATCTCGGCGGGAAGCGTGGAATCGTAGAGAGCATCGGTGGACTCAAAATCCGGATGAACACCCTGCCAATCTGCTGCTGCGTCTGCCTTCCCCCTAAACCTCTCAACAT GGTTCTGCTGAGAAGGTTCCATCTCGGCGTGCTGCAGCTCACGGTGGTGTACCCGGTCACGTCTTACATCTTCGCTCTCATCAACACAGACCAAAGCGTCCAGGGACGCAACCAA GACACGGCGTCAACCGGCCTAGTTTTACGGGCGGTCCCAATGGTCAGTATCCTGATGGCCGTGTACAGCatactgtgtgtgtgtcgaAACGTCACCCAACACATGCCGCACGCGGCAGCCTTCAGACTCCGCCCCAAGCTAGCCGTGGTCATGCTCATCATGGGGCTCTCCAGACTGCAGTTCGTCGTCCTGTCGCTAGTCAATATACCAGGAGGAAAGGGCTGTGGTCCCGGCACGCTCTTCACTGGACCGGACCGGAAAAAAG TAATAGGCAGTGTTCTGACCGTGTTGGAGATGCTGCTGCTGGGCCTACTCGCCCGCCGCCTCTTCACCCAACCCGCGGAGGACGACTTGGAGGATCCTTGTGACGTCACCGACCAACATTTTCACGAAAAACGGGTCATGATCGTACACACCACGTCGCTATAG
- the LOC118425929 gene encoding cholinesterase 2-like, which translates to MLLQMLAAICVVPGLFNTQQLQAAADVTTPAGRVAGLELDVLGTTVHAFLGIPFAQPPVGERRFKLAEPMEPWDGIYNATRIPYACSQDREVVNDQSDLWGLNAPKSEDCLYLNVWQPTPAPTGAAVLVWIYGGSFEWGSSSLPTYDGRYLAATEGVLVVSFNYRVSALGFLYTGTPDAPGNVGLTDQVLALTWVQDNIAAFGGDPARVTLFGESAGGVSIGYHLISPGSRDLFSRAILQSGTALNPWGYNSEAVAYEKTVAFANHLGCPTEQGSTGMLACLRDKDAQQLVDTSAVGYATILPVVDGSFLPESPPVAYQNGAFKKADLLLGSNEDEGVYFLISNQYPGFSNDTESLITKDQFLQCIRYAIPVLNEFGVDAVAFQYTDWERLDQDTMYRDAMDDLYGGYIFVCPDVNTGRAHLRNGATSYMYRFSHRPSASPYPAWVGAIHGEEVPFVFGLPLDPVYGFTQEEKQLARRMMRHWANFARTGDPNNNNESGWSAFNTTHGGYMVLDASQPRMLTGPSTRNCAFLDNYLKPLSNKTDALMNDVPCASASGVPFHTRPGIVGSNLTACVLVILLVIQSTLVFEFLQL; encoded by the exons ATGCTGCTTCAAATGCTAGCTGCAATATGCGTCGTGCCGGGACTGTTCAACACACAGCAGTTACAGGCAGCGGCTGATGTGACGACCCCGGCAGGGCGGGTAGCCGGGCTGGAGTTGGACGTGCTCGGGACGACAGTTCACGCCTTCCTGGGAATCCCGTTCGCACAGCCGCCAGTCGGAGAACGGCGGTTCAAACTGGCCGAGCCCATGGAGCCATGGGACGGGATATACAACGCAACAAG AATACCTTATGCATGCAGCCAAGACAGAGAAGTAGTTAATGATCAAAGTGACCTATGGGGACTGAACGCGCCGAAGAGCGAGGACTGCCTGTACCTGAACGTGTGGCAGCCAACCCCCGCCCCCACCGGGGCCGCCGTGCTCGTCTGGATATACGGGGGATCCTTCGAGTG GGGATCCTCGTCGCTACCCACCTACGACGGAAGATACCTCGCTGCCACAGAGGGAGTTCTCGTGGTCTCCTTTAACTACCGGGTCAGTGCGTTAGGCTTCCTCTACACTGGTACGCCTGACGCGCCAGGCAACGTCGGTCTGACAGACCAGGTCCTGGCGCTGacgtgggtacaggacaacatcGCGGCTTTCGGAGGTGATCCCGCAAGGGTGACTCTGTTCGGCGAAAGCGCCGGCGGAGTCAGTATCGGGTACCACCTGATATCTCCCGGTAGCAGGGACCTCTTCAGCCGCGCGATACTGCAGAGCGGGACCGCCCTGAATCCCTGGGGGTACAACTCCGAAGCTGTCGCATACGAGAAAACAGTGGCCTTTGCCAACCACTTGGGATGTCCGACAGAACAAGGCTCGACCGGAATGCTGGCCTGTCTTCGAGATAAGGACGCTCAGCAACTTGTTGATACTTCAGCCGTGGGATACGCAACGATCCTCCCTGTTGTAGATGGAAGTTTCCTGCCGGAAAGCCCACCGGTTGCCTATCAGAATGGGGCGTTCAAAAAAGCAGACCTCCTCCTCGGTTCTAATGAAGATGAAGGCGTCTATTTCCTCATTAGCAACCAATATCCCGGCTTTAGTAATGACACAGAAAGCCTGATCACCAAGGACCAGTTTCTACAGTGTATTCGCTACGCTATTCCAGTACTAAACGAGTTCGGTGTTGACGCCGTCGCCTTCCAATACACTGACTGGGAACGTCTAGACCAAGACACCATGTACCGCGACGCAATGGATGATCTTTACGGTGGTTACATCTTCGTCTGCCCTGATGTCAACACCGGGCGTGCCCATCTACGGAATGGAGCCACGTCCTACATGTACCGGTTCTCCCACCGCCCCTCCGCCTCCCCCTACCCGGCCTGGGTGGGCGCCATTCACGGCGAGGAGGTGCCGTTCGTGTTCGGCCTGCCTCTGGATCCTGTCTACGGGTTCACCCAGGAGGAGAAACAGCTGGCTCGCAGGATGATGCGGCACTGGGCCAACTTTGCCAGAACAGG AGatccaaacaacaacaacgagaGTGGTTGGAGCGCCTTCAACACGACCCATGGCGGGTACATGGTGCTTGATGCGTCGCAGCCCCGGATGCTGACCGGCCCGAGCACAAGGAACTGTGCTTTCTTGGACAACTACTTGAAGCCTCTATCAAACAAGACAG ATGCTTTGATGAATGATGTCCCGTGTGCCTCCGCATCAGGAGTACCGTTCCACACCCGCCCAGGGATTGTGGGGAGCAATCTGACAGCTTGTGTGCTGGTTATCTTGCTCGTCATAcagtcaacactagtatttgagTTCCTCCAGCTTTGA
- the LOC118425967 gene encoding alpha-2,8-sialyltransferase 8E-like: MRIWSYLLQFEIVVFVLALGHFGLLMLYEPPASTPRADCCCEERVQRQDTDGEWRLIKLSPVVDETREKLLVNKSLQTLAATEHAPTTVVKPVKKEPGSERWKVSLWGGFDFTTIRSIRGSVLKDTKVATHWYCSRTNMPLHSTFKFYDGKQQHRVMRGTYQYLPPETQFPEKLYRTCSVVGNGGILSGTGCGSQIDSADYVFRINLPPVSGDVGRKASFVTINPSLLTEHYGSLKSDDGRQNFTAMLDSYLGTTTFYTHPFSNINSLLVVTIAIAMCEETHVYGFWPFSTDLDGKPLNYHYYDRAVTLGRRVVSRKNQWTVVEMNKYHKMKTEHDRLSRLHEMGVVRMHVGTCDVTDSTEDKRNIQHDIETQTERKLQSQKVVNQSSFREDNST; the protein is encoded by the exons ATGCGAATATGGTCCTATCTTCTTCAGTTCGAGATTGTCGTCTTTGTGCTCGCGCTAGGCCATTTTGGGCTGTTGATGCTGTATGAGCCACCAGCCTCGACACCGAGGGCCGACTGTTGCTGTGAAGAAAGAGTTCAACGACAAGACACTGACGGAGAATGGCGACTGATAAAACTGAG CCCGGTGGTTGACGAGACACGAGAGAAGCTGTTGGTAAACAAGTCATTACAAACCTTAGCAGCTACAGAACACGCGCCAACGACTGTTGTAAAGCCGGTAAAGAAGGAACCTGGGTCGGAGAGGTGGAAGGTGTCTCTGTGGGGAGGGTTCGACTTCACGACAATCCGGTCCATAAG AGGATCCGTCTTGAAGGATACGAAAGTCGCCACCCACTGGTACTGCTCCCGGACCAACATGCCGCTACACTCCACCTTCAAGTTCTATgatggaaaacaacaacacagggtCATGAGAGGGACATACCAGTATTTACCAccg GAAACACAGTTTCCCGAAAAGCTGTACCGAACCTGTAGTGTTGTTGGCAACGGCGGGATCCTCAGTGGCACAGGCTGTGGCAGCCAGATCGACTCCGCTGACTACGTTTTCAG AATCAACCTACCTCCTGTGAGTGGAGACGTTGGTAGGAAGGCGAGCTTCGTCACCATCAATCCTTCTCTTCTAACAGAACA tTATGGTTCGCTCAAATCGGACGACGGGAGACAGAACTTCACTGCTATGCTTGACTCCTACCTCGGAACGACCACCTTCTACACGCACCCGTTTTCCAACATCAACA GTCTGCTGGTGGTGACCATCGCCATCGCCATGTGTGAGGAGACCCACGTGTACGGCTTCTGGCCCTTCAGCACGGATCTGGACGGGAAGCCGCTCAACTACCACTACTACGACCGCGCGGTCACCCTGGGCAGGAGGGTCGTCTCACGGAAGAACCAGTGGACGGTGGTGGAGATGAACAAATATCACAAGATGAAGACAGAGCACGACAGACTGTCCAGGCTGCACGAGATGGGCGTGGTCCGGATGCACGTGGGGacgtgtgacgtcacagatagTACAGAGGACAAGCGAAACATACAACACGACATTGAGACACAAACTGAGAGAAAACTGCAATCTCAAAAAGTCGTCAACCAAAGTAGCTTTAGAGAAGACAATTCCACATGA
- the LOC118425290 gene encoding organic solute transporter subunit alpha-like isoform X2, producing MFQGSRLMTLSTLILTRNHSSAAEMPLNCTARFPNFADRLEQVSTDVTAVVVMFGGTLASLVTVLVYLEECLYFCRNPFLARRRSKMLKILAVYPVISTTSASNLWFPQASAVADFAASWYLSLAIYQVFTLMLDYLGGKRGIVESIGGLKIRMNTLPICCCVCLPPKPLNMVLLRRFHLGVLQLTVVYPVTSYIFALINTDQSVQGRNQDTASTGLVLRAVPMVSILMAVYSILCVCRNVTQHMPHAAAFRLRPKLAVVMLIMGLSRLQFVVLSLVNIPGGKGCGPGTLFTGPDRKKVIGSVLTVLEMLLLGLLARRLFTQPAEDDLEDPCDVTDQHFHEKRVMIVHTTSL from the exons ATGTTCCAAGGTAGCCGGCTGATGACGTTAAGCACTCTCATCCTGACCCGGAACCACTCCAGCGCGGCAGAGATGCCGCTCAACTGCACAGCCCGCTTCCCCAACTTCGCAGACAGGCTGGAAC AAGTGTCCACGGACGTGACGGCGGTTGTGGTGATGTTTGGGGGGACGTTGGCGTCCCTGGTCACGGTGCTGGTGTACCTGGAGGAATGTCTGTACTTCTGCAGGAATCCGTTCCTCGCACGCCGCAGGAGCAAGATGCTTAAGATTCTAGCCGTGTATCCA GTGATCAGCACGACTTCAGCATCCAATCTGTGGTTCCCTCAGGCCTCCGCTGTCGCCGACTTCGCTGCCTCGTG GTACCTGTCCCTGGCTATATATCAGGTCTTCACCCTGATGCTGGACTATCTCGGCGGGAAGCGTGGAATCGTAGAGAGCATCGGTGGACTCAAAATCCGGATGAACACCCTGCCAATCTGCTGCTGCGTCTGCCTTCCCCCTAAACCTCTCAACAT GGTTCTGCTGAGAAGGTTCCATCTCGGCGTGCTGCAGCTCACGGTGGTGTACCCGGTCACGTCTTACATCTTCGCTCTCATCAACACAGACCAAAGCGTCCAGGGACGCAACCAA GACACGGCGTCAACCGGCCTAGTTTTACGGGCGGTCCCAATGGTCAGTATCCTGATGGCCGTGTACAGCatactgtgtgtgtgtcgaAACGTCACCCAACACATGCCGCACGCGGCAGCCTTCAGACTCCGCCCCAAGCTAGCCGTGGTCATGCTCATCATGGGGCTCTCCAGACTGCAGTTCGTCGTCCTGTCGCTAGTCAATATACCAGGAGGAAAGGGCTGTGGTCCCGGCACGCTCTTCACTGGACCGGACCGGAAAAAAG TAATAGGCAGTGTTCTGACCGTGTTGGAGATGCTGCTGCTGGGCCTACTCGCCCGCCGCCTCTTCACCCAACCCGCGGAGGACGACTTGGAGGATCCTTGTGACGTCACCGACCAACATTTTCACGAAAAACGGGTCATGATCGTACACACCACGTCGCTATAG